Proteins encoded within one genomic window of Alcanivorax sp. REN37:
- the fis gene encoding DNA-binding transcriptional regulator Fis: MNTIEPRSTPQPHLTLAQADHQDTLRNCVRRSLNEYFRNLEGEAPNDLYPMVLAEMEIPLLEKVLEYTRGNQTKAAEMLGLNRGTLRKKLKQYGLL; encoded by the coding sequence ATGAATACCATTGAACCGCGTTCCACCCCGCAGCCGCACCTGACCCTGGCCCAGGCCGACCATCAGGACACCCTGCGCAACTGCGTGCGTCGCTCGCTGAACGAATACTTCCGCAACCTCGAAGGGGAAGCCCCCAACGACCTGTACCCGATGGTACTGGCGGAAATGGAAATCCCGTTGCTGGAAAAGGTGCTCGAGTACACCCGCGGCAACCAGACCAAAGCCGCTGAAATGCTTGGCCTCAACCGCGGCACGCTGCGCAAGAAGCTCAAGCAGTACGGGCTGCTGTAA
- the accB gene encoding acetyl-CoA carboxylase biotin carboxyl carrier protein, which produces MDIRKIKKLIELLEESGIDELEIHEGEESVRISRHSQRGNTVMMPAAYAPAMAPAPAPAPAAAAPAAPAPAAAPSEPQFNGHVMRSPMVGTFYRAPAPDAANFAEVGQQVKAGDVLCIVEAMKMMNQIEADKSGTIEAILVENGEPVEYDQPMFTIV; this is translated from the coding sequence ATGGATATTCGCAAGATCAAGAAACTGATCGAACTGCTGGAGGAATCCGGCATTGACGAGCTGGAAATCCACGAGGGCGAGGAGTCCGTCCGCATCAGCCGCCACAGCCAACGTGGCAACACCGTGATGATGCCGGCCGCCTACGCTCCCGCGATGGCTCCTGCCCCGGCGCCGGCCCCGGCCGCGGCGGCCCCAGCTGCACCGGCCCCGGCTGCTGCACCGTCCGAGCCGCAATTCAACGGCCACGTGATGCGCTCACCGATGGTCGGCACCTTCTACCGCGCCCCGGCACCGGACGCGGCCAACTTCGCCGAAGTGGGCCAGCAGGTGAAAGCCGGTGACGTGCTGTGCATCGTCGAAGCGATGAAGATGATGAACCAGATCGAAGCCGACAAGTCCGGCACCATCGAAGCCATCCTTGTAGAAAACGGCGAGCCGGTGGAATACGACCAGCCGATGTTCACCATTGTCTGA
- the purH gene encoding bifunctional phosphoribosylaminoimidazolecarboxamide formyltransferase/IMP cyclohydrolase produces the protein MSQAVQRALLSVSDKTGVVEFAQALSARGIEILSTGGTFRALKDAGVAVREVSDYTGFPEMMDGRVKTLHPKIHGGILARRGQDDAVMADNGIQRIDLVVVNLYPFEQTVARPDCSHEDAIENIDIGGPTMVRAAAKNNAHVGIVTNPADYAQVLAELATHDGALSDAFRLDLAIKAFEHTAAYDSAIANHFGQQVGNGNTPFPRTLNLNFVKAQDMRYGENPHQRSAFYTERAPQEASVATARQLQGKELSYNNIADTDAALECVKQFGEPACVIVKHANPCGVAVAADLLSAYDQAFHTDSESAFGGIIAFNRELDDTTARAIVERQFVEVIIAPSATDAAQAVIAEKKNVRLLVCGQWQAPGAALDYKRVNGGLLVQDRDLGMIGADDLKVVTRRAPDADEIRDLLFAWKVAKFVKSNAIIYAKGGRTIGVGAGQMSRVNSARIAAIKAEHAGLPVAGAVMASDAFFPFRDGIDNAAKVGIRCVIQPGGSIRDDEVIAAADEADMAMVFTGMRHFRH, from the coding sequence ATGAGCCAAGCCGTCCAACGCGCGCTCCTCAGCGTTTCCGACAAAACTGGCGTGGTGGAATTTGCCCAGGCACTTTCCGCGCGCGGCATCGAAATCCTTTCCACCGGCGGCACTTTCCGTGCCCTGAAGGACGCGGGCGTGGCCGTGCGTGAAGTGTCCGATTACACCGGTTTTCCGGAAATGATGGACGGCCGGGTGAAAACTCTGCACCCGAAAATCCACGGCGGTATTCTTGCCCGCCGCGGCCAAGACGACGCGGTGATGGCCGACAATGGCATCCAGCGCATTGATCTGGTGGTGGTCAACCTGTACCCGTTCGAGCAGACCGTGGCGCGCCCGGACTGCAGCCATGAAGACGCCATCGAGAACATCGACATCGGCGGTCCGACCATGGTGCGCGCTGCGGCGAAGAACAACGCCCACGTTGGCATCGTCACCAATCCGGCCGACTACGCCCAAGTTCTGGCTGAGCTGGCTACCCACGACGGCGCCCTGTCCGACGCCTTCCGCCTCGACCTGGCGATCAAAGCCTTCGAGCACACCGCCGCCTACGACAGCGCCATTGCCAACCACTTCGGCCAGCAAGTGGGCAACGGCAACACCCCCTTCCCGCGCACCCTGAACCTGAACTTCGTCAAGGCGCAGGACATGCGCTACGGCGAGAACCCGCACCAGCGTTCGGCGTTCTACACCGAGCGCGCGCCGCAGGAAGCTTCGGTGGCCACCGCGCGCCAGTTGCAGGGCAAGGAGCTGTCCTACAACAACATCGCCGACACCGATGCGGCACTGGAATGCGTCAAGCAGTTCGGCGAGCCGGCCTGCGTCATCGTCAAGCACGCCAACCCCTGTGGGGTGGCGGTGGCGGCTGACCTGCTGAGTGCCTACGACCAAGCGTTCCACACCGACAGTGAATCGGCGTTTGGCGGCATCATCGCCTTCAACCGCGAGCTGGATGACACCACCGCGCGCGCCATCGTCGAACGCCAGTTCGTCGAAGTGATCATCGCGCCGTCCGCCACCGACGCCGCGCAAGCGGTGATCGCGGAGAAGAAAAACGTACGCCTGCTGGTGTGCGGCCAATGGCAGGCGCCGGGCGCTGCGCTGGACTACAAGCGCGTTAACGGTGGCCTGCTGGTGCAAGACCGTGACCTGGGCATGATCGGCGCCGACGACCTGAAAGTGGTCACCCGCCGCGCGCCAGATGCGGACGAAATCCGCGACCTGCTGTTCGCCTGGAAAGTGGCCAAGTTCGTTAAATCCAACGCCATCATCTACGCCAAGGGCGGCCGCACCATCGGTGTCGGCGCCGGCCAGATGAGCCGCGTGAACTCCGCCCGCATCGCCGCCATCAAGGCCGAGCACGCTGGGCTGCCGGTGGCCGGTGCAGTGATGGCGTCCGACGCCTTCTTCCCGTTCCGCGACGGCATCGACAATGCCGCCAAGGTCGGTATCCGCTGCGTGATCCAACCGGGCGGCTCAATCCGTGACGACGAAGTGATTGCCGCCGCAGATGAGGCCGACATGGCCATGGTGTTCACGGGCATGCGCCACTTCCGCCATTGA
- the accC gene encoding acetyl-CoA carboxylase biotin carboxylase subunit — MLEKVVIANRGEIALRVLRACREMGIRTVAVYSKADRDLMHVRLADEAVCIGPAPSTESYLNIPAIISAAEVTDADAIHPGYGFLAENADFAECVERSGFKFVGPKADTIRLMGNKVSAIEAMKNAGVPTVPGSNGPVTEDGENTERLAAEIGYPVLIKAAAGGGGRGMRVVESAEQLRGAIALTRTEARNAFGDDTVYMEKYLTQPRHVEIQVLADGQGNAIHLGDRDCSLQRRHQKVVEEAPAPHIPQHLKDEVAQRCVDACIEIGYRGAGTFEFLYENGAFYFIEMNTRVQVEHPVTEMITGIDIVKEQLLIASGQPLSIRQQDVVINGHALEVRINAEDPEKFTPSPGKVSYFHAPGGNGVRVDSHLYSGYSVPPFYDSLIGKIITWGPTRDIAFRRMRNALEEIVVDGIKTNIPLHRDRIFRDKNFAEGGVDIHYLESKLGQS, encoded by the coding sequence ATGCTGGAAAAAGTCGTAATTGCCAACCGTGGCGAGATCGCCCTGCGGGTGCTGCGCGCCTGCCGCGAAATGGGCATTCGCACAGTGGCAGTGTACTCCAAAGCCGACCGCGACCTGATGCACGTGCGCCTGGCCGATGAAGCCGTGTGCATTGGCCCAGCGCCGTCCACCGAGTCATACCTGAACATTCCGGCGATCATCAGCGCCGCGGAAGTGACCGACGCCGATGCCATCCACCCGGGCTACGGTTTCCTTGCCGAGAACGCTGATTTCGCCGAGTGCGTGGAGCGCTCTGGGTTCAAGTTTGTCGGCCCCAAAGCCGACACCATCCGCCTGATGGGCAACAAGGTGTCCGCCATCGAGGCGATGAAAAACGCCGGCGTGCCCACCGTGCCCGGCTCCAACGGCCCGGTCACCGAAGACGGTGAAAACACCGAGCGGCTGGCGGCAGAAATCGGCTACCCGGTGCTGATTAAAGCGGCGGCCGGCGGCGGTGGCCGTGGTATGCGGGTGGTGGAATCTGCTGAGCAACTGCGCGGCGCCATTGCACTGACCCGCACCGAGGCGCGCAACGCCTTCGGCGACGACACCGTGTACATGGAGAAGTACCTGACCCAACCGCGCCACGTGGAAATTCAGGTGCTGGCTGACGGCCAAGGCAACGCCATCCACCTCGGCGACCGTGACTGCTCGCTGCAGCGCCGTCACCAGAAAGTGGTGGAAGAAGCGCCGGCACCGCACATCCCGCAGCATCTGAAGGATGAAGTGGCGCAGCGCTGTGTCGATGCCTGCATCGAGATCGGTTACCGCGGCGCCGGTACCTTCGAGTTCCTGTACGAGAACGGCGCGTTCTACTTCATCGAGATGAACACCCGCGTGCAGGTGGAGCATCCGGTGACCGAGATGATCACCGGCATCGACATCGTCAAGGAACAGCTGCTGATTGCCTCCGGCCAGCCGCTGTCGATCCGCCAACAGGACGTGGTGATCAACGGCCACGCGTTGGAAGTGCGCATCAACGCCGAGGACCCGGAGAAGTTCACTCCGAGTCCCGGCAAGGTCAGCTACTTCCACGCCCCCGGTGGCAACGGCGTGCGGGTGGACTCTCACCTGTATTCCGGCTACTCGGTGCCGCCGTTCTACGATTCGCTGATCGGCAAGATCATCACTTGGGGTCCGACCCGCGACATCGCCTTCCGCCGCATGCGCAACGCGCTGGAAGAGATCGTCGTCGATGGCATCAAGACCAATATACCGCTGCACCGTGACCGCATCTTCCGCGACAAGAATTTCGCTGAAGGCGGTGTCGATATCCATTACCTGGAATCGAAGCTCGGCCAAAGCTGA
- the dusB gene encoding tRNA dihydrouridine synthase DusB — protein sequence MRIGPYTFPNNLILAPMAGVTDRPFRQLCRELGAGLVVSEMVTSDTRMWNSRKSRTRLDHTGEPGPISVQIAGGEPTMMAEAAAANVALGAQIIDINMGCPAKKVCKRAAGSALLRDEALVAEILKAVVGAVPASVPVTLKIRTGWSADQRNGLVIAQLAESLGIQALAVHGRTREDKFNGNAEYDTIAAIVEAVSIPVFANGDIDSPQKAQRILETTRAGGIMIGRAAQGNPWIFRDTAYYLQHGVLPLPPEVKDVAQLVAQHLGELHQLYGEDAGVRIARKHLGWYTQSLPDGERFRQGFNRLTGAADQRQAVEQYFHDLENVTDRIRIGRYDVVPAAETDGAALTTQETAQSVAQKGVKAA from the coding sequence ATGCGCATTGGCCCGTACACCTTTCCCAACAATCTGATCCTGGCGCCCATGGCCGGGGTCACCGATCGCCCGTTCCGGCAACTGTGCCGCGAACTGGGAGCCGGGCTGGTGGTGTCGGAAATGGTGACCTCGGACACGCGCATGTGGAACTCGCGCAAGAGCCGCACCCGCCTCGACCACACTGGCGAGCCGGGGCCGATCTCAGTGCAGATCGCCGGCGGTGAGCCGACCATGATGGCCGAGGCCGCGGCCGCCAACGTGGCACTGGGTGCCCAGATCATCGACATCAACATGGGCTGCCCGGCCAAGAAGGTGTGCAAACGCGCCGCCGGTTCCGCCCTGCTGCGCGATGAAGCGCTGGTGGCGGAGATCCTCAAAGCGGTAGTGGGCGCAGTGCCGGCCAGCGTGCCGGTGACGCTGAAGATCCGCACCGGTTGGAGTGCTGACCAGCGCAATGGGCTGGTGATCGCGCAACTGGCGGAGTCACTCGGCATTCAAGCGCTGGCGGTGCACGGGCGCACCCGCGAAGACAAGTTCAACGGCAACGCCGAATACGACACCATTGCCGCCATCGTGGAAGCGGTGTCGATCCCGGTGTTTGCAAACGGTGACATCGATTCACCACAAAAAGCACAACGGATACTGGAAACCACTAGGGCCGGTGGTATCATGATCGGCCGCGCAGCCCAGGGTAATCCCTGGATCTTCCGGGACACGGCCTACTATCTCCAACATGGAGTGCTGCCGCTGCCCCCGGAGGTGAAGGACGTTGCGCAACTGGTGGCCCAGCATCTGGGGGAGCTGCACCAGTTATATGGCGAGGACGCCGGTGTGCGGATCGCCCGCAAACATCTGGGCTGGTATACCCAGTCCCTCCCGGACGGCGAACGCTTCCGGCAAGGATTCAACCGTCTGACCGGCGCCGCCGATCAGAGACAAGCAGTCGAGCAGTATTTCCACGATCTTGAGAACGTTACCGACCGCATTCGCATCGGTCGCTATGACGTGGTACCTGCCGCCGAAACGGACGGCGCTGCGCTCACCACTCAAGAAACGGCGCAATCCGTTGCTCAAAAAGGAGTCAAGGCCGCATGA
- the purD gene encoding phosphoribosylamine--glycine ligase gives MNVLIIGNGGREHALAWKAAQAAGVDTVFVAPGNAGSAREAKVQNVAIDVLDKEALADFAAANNVGLTIVGPEAPLVIGVVDHFRARGLRCFGPTAAAAQLEGSKAFTKDFLARHQIPTAEYRNFTELDAALAYLRERGAPIVVKADGLAAGKGVIVAMTLSEAEDAVRDMLAGNRFGDAGHRVVIEDFLDGEEASFIVMVDGNNILPMATSQDHKRIGDGDTGPNTGGMGAYSPAPVVTQDVHDRVMREVIRPTVDGMAAEGNPYTGFLYAGLMIDNSGAPKVIEFNCRFGDPETQPILMRLQSDIVALCQAALDGKLDQVDAQWDPRPALGVVMAAGGYPADDYRKGDVIHGLDGVDADDLKVFHAGTRLDGDDVVTSGGRVLCVTGLGDTVTAAQQRAYDGVRAISWDGCQARSDIGYRAIAREQ, from the coding sequence ATGAATGTTCTGATTATCGGCAACGGCGGGCGCGAACACGCGCTGGCGTGGAAGGCAGCCCAGGCCGCTGGCGTGGACACCGTGTTTGTTGCACCGGGCAACGCCGGCAGCGCCCGCGAAGCCAAGGTGCAAAACGTCGCCATCGATGTGCTCGACAAAGAGGCGCTGGCGGACTTTGCCGCCGCCAACAATGTCGGTCTGACCATCGTCGGCCCGGAAGCGCCGTTGGTGATCGGGGTGGTGGACCATTTCCGCGCGCGCGGCCTGCGCTGCTTCGGCCCCACCGCGGCAGCTGCCCAGCTGGAAGGCTCCAAAGCCTTCACCAAGGATTTCCTCGCCCGTCACCAAATTCCCACCGCCGAATACCGCAACTTCACCGAGCTGGATGCGGCGCTGGCCTACCTGCGTGAGCGCGGTGCCCCGATCGTGGTGAAGGCCGATGGCCTCGCCGCCGGTAAGGGCGTAATCGTTGCCATGACGCTGTCTGAAGCGGAAGACGCGGTGCGCGATATGCTTGCCGGCAACCGCTTTGGCGACGCCGGGCACCGGGTGGTGATCGAAGATTTCCTCGACGGCGAGGAAGCTAGCTTCATCGTCATGGTCGACGGCAACAACATCTTGCCGATGGCCACCAGCCAAGACCACAAGCGCATCGGCGATGGCGATACCGGCCCGAACACCGGCGGCATGGGCGCCTACTCGCCGGCACCGGTGGTCACCCAGGACGTCCACGACCGGGTGATGCGCGAAGTGATCCGCCCCACCGTTGACGGCATGGCCGCCGAGGGCAATCCCTACACTGGCTTCCTTTATGCCGGCCTGATGATCGACAACAGCGGCGCACCCAAGGTGATCGAGTTCAACTGCCGCTTTGGCGACCCGGAAACGCAGCCGATTCTGATGCGTTTGCAGAGCGACATTGTTGCCCTGTGCCAGGCGGCGCTGGACGGCAAGCTCGACCAGGTGGATGCACAATGGGACCCGCGCCCGGCATTGGGCGTGGTGATGGCCGCCGGCGGTTACCCGGCCGACGATTACCGTAAAGGGGATGTGATTCACGGCCTCGACGGCGTCGATGCCGACGACCTGAAAGTGTTCCACGCCGGCACCCGCTTGGACGGCGACGACGTGGTCACCTCCGGTGGGCGCGTGCTGTGTGTCACCGGCCTCGGCGACACCGTCACCGCCGCCCAGCAACGCGCCTACGACGGCGTGCGAGCGATCTCTTGGGACGGCTGCCAAGCGCGCAGCGACATCGGTTACCGCGCTATCGCTCGCGAGCAGTAA
- the aroQ gene encoding type II 3-dehydroquinate dehydratase translates to MASLLVLHGPNLNLLGTREPDTYGHTTLDDINAELRQRAAAAGHRLDILQSNAEYQLVDRIHAAAADGTDFIIINPAAFTHTSVALRDALLGTAIPFIEVHLSNVHAREAFRHHSYFSDIASGVILGLGAQGYYLALEAVFSRLGD, encoded by the coding sequence GTGGCGTCACTGCTGGTTCTGCACGGCCCGAACCTAAATCTGCTCGGTACCCGCGAGCCGGACACCTACGGCCATACCACGCTGGACGACATCAACGCCGAGCTGCGCCAGCGCGCGGCGGCCGCCGGCCACCGGCTCGACATCCTGCAATCCAATGCCGAATACCAGCTGGTGGACCGCATTCATGCGGCCGCCGCTGACGGCACCGATTTCATCATTATCAATCCCGCAGCCTTCACCCATACCAGCGTGGCGCTGCGTGATGCCCTGCTCGGCACCGCTATTCCGTTCATCGAAGTGCACCTGTCCAACGTGCACGCACGGGAAGCGTTCCGGCACCACTCCTATTTTTCCGACATCGCGTCGGGTGTGATCTTGGGCCTTGGCGCCCAAGGCTATTACCTGGCGCTCGAAGCCGTCTTCAGCCGCCTGGGCGACTGA
- the prmA gene encoding 50S ribosomal protein L11 methyltransferase → MPWLQLHLPSTADLADEVEDILLELGAVAVTLSDGADQPLLEPPPGAMPLWNETVVTALFEQTTNQDLLLIALTDRLGRAPVSHRFETVDDQRWERAWMDDFHPMPFGERLWIVPSWAEPPAPDAVNLRLDPGLAFGTGTHETTALCLNWLDGADVAGKTVLDFGCGSGVLAIAALLLGAERAIATDIDPQALLATQANAELNGVADRLHCCLPEQLPPGDYDLVLANILAGPLVELAPLLLLHCRPGGAIVLSGILQDQVDSVIEAYRHSVALNPVTLRGEWARVDGTCKPVPNSAA, encoded by the coding sequence ATGCCCTGGTTACAACTGCATCTGCCGAGCACCGCCGATCTGGCCGATGAGGTGGAAGATATCCTGCTGGAACTGGGCGCTGTGGCAGTCACCCTCAGTGACGGTGCTGACCAGCCACTGCTGGAGCCGCCGCCCGGCGCGATGCCGCTGTGGAACGAAACCGTGGTCACCGCATTGTTTGAACAGACCACCAACCAAGACCTGCTGCTGATCGCGCTCACCGACCGCCTCGGCCGTGCACCAGTCAGCCACCGCTTCGAAACCGTCGACGACCAGCGCTGGGAACGGGCGTGGATGGATGACTTCCATCCGATGCCGTTCGGCGAACGGCTGTGGATCGTGCCGAGCTGGGCTGAGCCACCGGCGCCGGATGCGGTGAACCTGCGGCTAGATCCGGGCCTGGCGTTCGGCACCGGCACCCACGAAACCACCGCGCTGTGTCTGAATTGGCTCGACGGCGCCGACGTGGCCGGCAAGACGGTGCTCGACTTCGGCTGTGGCTCCGGCGTGCTCGCCATTGCCGCGCTGCTGCTTGGCGCCGAGCGCGCCATCGCCACCGACATCGACCCACAAGCACTGCTGGCCACCCAAGCCAACGCGGAACTGAACGGCGTCGCCGACCGGCTGCACTGCTGCTTGCCGGAGCAACTGCCGCCGGGGGATTACGACCTGGTACTGGCCAACATCCTCGCCGGCCCGCTGGTGGAACTGGCGCCCTTGCTACTGCTGCACTGCCGCCCGGGCGGCGCGATCGTGCTGTCCGGCATCTTGCAGGACCAGGTGGATTCTGTGATCGAAGCATACCGTCACAGCGTGGCGCTGAACCCGGTCACCCTGCGTGGCGAGTGGGCTCGCGTGGACGGCACCTGCAAACCGGTGCCCAATTCCGCAGCATGA
- the dsbD gene encoding protein-disulfide reductase DsbD, with protein sequence MRLLRTILLPLLYWCLAATPAHANLFGDQQIPRPEQALQVEAFANPDAQRVDVIFSLLPQVYLYRQSLGFTLYDQQGRELHRFDPLSLPDGTIKDDEIFGEVEVYFDQLTLALPLPDGISGRTVLTAEYQGCLDNVLCYPPQESQLELDFGGADSVGSEPAAHSASAGTDSSGFFDTLRSQDANVFSRWLGEQNLAQVLLLFFVGGLLLALTPCVFPMIPILSGIIAGQDQPTARRGFFLSTAYVLGMALPYTLAGLLVALFGAGLNLQFMLQQPAAIIVAALIFAVLSLGMFGVFTLQLPAALRDRLSAAGDRQRGGSLGGAALIGAISGLIVSPCVTPILAGALMYVASSGDAVTGALTLFTLALGMGVPLIIFGTGGSHLLPRAGGWMDDIKVFFGVVMLAVAAWLLSRIVPAPLALALYGILLLIYGVALGAFAADAGRLKRGVALVLALYGALLLVGAAAGSRDPLQPLAPFTAPTMVSMPAAAGPASQPGSGAFVDVKGQAALNELLADARTEGRPVMVDFFAEWCVACKIMEATTLADASVLDRFAEHDMLLVRADITEVNADNQAIMAQHNIFGLPSFLFFDAAGNEVADSRVLGEMNAGRFLEHLNQRVIPAI encoded by the coding sequence ATGAGGCTGCTGCGAACGATTCTGCTGCCACTACTGTATTGGTGCCTGGCCGCCACACCGGCCCACGCCAACCTGTTCGGCGACCAGCAAATTCCAAGACCGGAACAGGCGCTGCAGGTGGAAGCCTTCGCCAACCCTGACGCCCAGCGCGTGGACGTGATCTTCAGCCTGCTGCCGCAGGTCTATCTGTACCGGCAGTCGCTGGGCTTCACCTTGTACGACCAGCAGGGCCGAGAGCTGCACCGCTTCGACCCGCTGTCGCTGCCCGACGGCACTATTAAGGACGACGAAATCTTCGGCGAGGTGGAGGTCTACTTCGACCAGCTGACATTGGCGCTGCCACTGCCGGACGGCATCAGCGGCCGTACCGTGCTGACCGCCGAGTACCAAGGCTGCCTCGACAATGTGCTGTGTTACCCGCCTCAGGAAAGCCAGCTGGAGCTGGACTTCGGCGGTGCCGACAGCGTCGGCAGCGAACCGGCGGCCCACAGCGCTAGCGCCGGCACTGACAGCAGCGGCTTCTTCGATACGCTGCGCTCGCAGGACGCCAACGTGTTCTCGCGCTGGCTCGGTGAGCAGAACTTGGCGCAGGTGCTGCTGCTGTTCTTCGTCGGCGGCCTGCTGCTGGCACTGACGCCCTGTGTGTTCCCAATGATTCCAATCTTGTCCGGCATCATCGCGGGCCAAGATCAGCCCACCGCCCGACGTGGCTTTTTCCTTAGCACCGCCTATGTGCTGGGCATGGCGCTGCCTTACACCCTCGCCGGCTTGCTGGTGGCGCTGTTCGGCGCCGGTCTCAACCTGCAATTCATGCTGCAGCAGCCAGCGGCCATCATTGTCGCGGCGCTGATCTTTGCGGTGCTATCGCTGGGTATGTTTGGGGTGTTCACGCTGCAACTGCCGGCCGCGCTGCGCGACCGCCTCAGTGCCGCCGGCGACCGCCAACGCGGCGGCTCACTGGGCGGCGCGGCACTGATTGGCGCTATCTCCGGCTTGATCGTGTCGCCCTGTGTGACGCCGATTCTGGCCGGCGCACTGATGTATGTGGCCAGCAGCGGCGATGCGGTAACCGGCGCCCTGACGCTGTTCACGCTGGCGCTCGGCATGGGCGTGCCGCTGATTATCTTTGGCACCGGCGGCAGCCATCTGTTGCCGCGTGCCGGCGGCTGGATGGACGACATCAAGGTGTTCTTCGGGGTGGTGATGTTGGCGGTGGCGGCGTGGTTGCTGTCACGCATTGTGCCGGCCCCGCTGGCGCTGGCGCTGTACGGCATTCTGCTGCTGATTTACGGCGTCGCACTGGGTGCTTTCGCGGCCGACGCTGGCCGTTTAAAACGTGGCGTGGCCTTGGTGCTGGCGCTCTACGGCGCGCTGTTGCTGGTGGGCGCCGCGGCTGGTAGTCGCGACCCGCTACAGCCGTTGGCTCCGTTTACGGCACCGACCATGGTGTCGATGCCGGCTGCCGCCGGACCGGCTAGCCAGCCCGGTTCCGGCGCCTTTGTCGACGTCAAAGGGCAAGCCGCGCTCAATGAGCTGCTGGCCGACGCCCGCACCGAGGGCCGGCCGGTGATGGTCGACTTCTTCGCCGAGTGGTGTGTGGCGTGCAAGATCATGGAAGCCACCACCCTCGCCGACGCCAGCGTGCTGGACCGCTTCGCCGAGCACGATATGCTGCTGGTGCGCGCCGATATCACCGAGGTCAATGCTGACAACCAGGCGATCATGGCGCAGCACAACATCTTCGGCCTGCCGAGCTTCCTGTTCTTCGATGCCGCCGGCAACGAGGTGGCAGACAGCCGGGTGCTTGGAGAAATGAATGCCGGCCGGTTCCTGGAGCATCTAAATCAGCGGGTAATTCCGGCGATCTGA
- a CDS encoding zinc-ribbon and DUF3426 domain-containing protein: protein MSDIEHSPFKTRCPHCQAQFKVGPEQLQQAHGAVRCGRCMDVFQAADHRVTEPAVWSDSDSAAPRGSLALELDLSDSFLSLDGPQRDPLRSEDFSTLAGAGRPSHDEVPDESWAEALLRELDDPAPSTTAPITSAPAPQPPPPAADLAPLVPAQSAPADALELSLLTDPEPIPVAPPPHFSRPQLPVAALFGGSLLIIALLAALAGQYLYFHADRLARTDSLRPLYALTCDLTGCTLPERVDLSRVRSTNLLVRPHPDHSGALQVDALLFNHADYRQPFPVLELTLHGAGGTPVAQRRFQPDEYLQGDLAGLQQMPPDVPIRIGLALERPAGGVEGYQLRLLPANN, encoded by the coding sequence ATGTCCGACATCGAACACTCCCCATTTAAGACCCGTTGCCCCCACTGCCAGGCGCAGTTCAAGGTGGGCCCGGAACAGTTGCAGCAAGCCCACGGCGCGGTGCGCTGCGGCCGCTGCATGGATGTGTTCCAGGCCGCCGACCACCGGGTGACCGAGCCGGCAGTGTGGTCCGACAGCGACAGCGCCGCCCCGCGTGGTTCGTTGGCCTTGGAGTTGGACCTGAGCGACAGCTTCCTCTCTCTGGACGGCCCTCAGCGGGACCCGCTGCGTAGCGAAGACTTCTCTACCCTCGCCGGTGCGGGCCGGCCGAGCCACGACGAGGTGCCGGACGAGTCGTGGGCGGAAGCGCTGCTGCGCGAACTGGACGATCCGGCACCCAGCACCACGGCACCGATCACTTCGGCACCGGCCCCGCAGCCACCGCCGCCGGCCGCCGACTTGGCGCCGCTGGTCCCGGCGCAATCCGCGCCGGCCGACGCCCTGGAGCTATCACTGCTGACCGATCCGGAACCGATCCCGGTCGCGCCGCCGCCCCACTTCAGCCGCCCGCAACTGCCGGTGGCCGCGCTGTTCGGCGGCAGTCTGCTGATCATCGCCCTGCTCGCCGCACTGGCCGGCCAATACCTGTATTTCCATGCCGACCGGCTGGCACGCACCGACAGCCTGCGGCCGCTGTATGCACTCACCTGCGACCTGACCGGCTGCACGCTGCCGGAACGGGTGGACCTGAGCCGGGTGCGCAGCACCAACCTGCTGGTACGGCCGCATCCGGACCACAGCGGCGCGCTGCAGGTGGATGCACTGCTGTTCAACCACGCCGATTATCGTCAGCCGTTCCCGGTGCTGGAATTGACCCTGCACGGCGCCGGCGGTACCCCGGTGGCGCAGCGCCGCTTCCAGCCGGACGAGTACCTGCAGGGTGATCTTGCCGGCCTGCAACAGATGCCTCCGGACGTGCCGATCCGCATCGGTTTGGCGCTGGAACGCCCAGCCGGTGGGGTCGAGGGCTACCAGTTACGGCTACTGCCCGCCAACAACTGA